The sequence AAGCATTGGAACGAACGGCATCGGCACTGCGCTGGCCGACGAGCGTGCCGTTGCAATCTTCCGTGACCAGCACTTCTTCTGCTCTAATATCCGGCTCAGCTGCACGACCGCGCCGATCCGCGATCATCGCGGCCAGCTCGCAGCCGCACTCGACATTTCCACCTGCCGCGACGATGTCAACGAGATGACGCTGTCGATCCTTTCGCAGACCGTGCGCGACGCGGCCCTTCGCATCGAGCTCAACATCTTTCGAAGCGCCTTTAGCGGTGCACGTTTCCTGATGGTCCCCGCAGGGGCGAATTCGGCGGCCGCCTTGCTTGCCGTGGACAAGCACGACCTCGTGCTCGGAGCCACCCGCGCGGCGCGGCTGGCGCTGAAGCTCGACGACCGTCAGATTGCCGCGGGCGTTCCCGCCGCCGATGCTCTTCATGAAAGAAGCGCCGCAAGCGGCGATGATCTTCTGGAAGCAGAGCGTGCGGCACTTTTGCGCGCCCTTACCCGGACCAACGGCAACGTCTCGCGGGCAGCGATTGATCTTGGCATGAGCCGGGCGACCCTCCATCGCAAGATGAAGAAGCTTGATCTCCACTGACGTCCCTTGTTCTTTTCGAAGTGCGATGTCGCAACACTGCGACACTGTGCACTGCAACAATCCCCCGACAGTCTGGTTCGTTCTGCAAAAGACGCGCAGATTTCTTCCACTGGTTCACTCATGAACCTGGCTCATCAGGGAGGATGACATGCTGCATCAGAAGATCGTCGAATCGCCGTTCAAGTTGAAATACGGCAACTTCATCGGGGGCGAGTGGCGCGAGCCGATTGAAAGCAGATATTTCGACAACATCACGCCGGTCACAGGCGGCAAGCTTTGCGAAATTGCACGTTCCGACGAAAAGGACGTCAACGCGGCGCTCGATGCGGCCCATGCCGCCAAGGACAAATGGGCGAGAACTTCGCCTGCCGAGCGCTCCAATATCCTGATGAAGCTTGCCCAGCGCATGGAAGACAAGCTGGAATTGCTCGCCCAGGCCGAGACGTGGGACAACGGCAAGCCGATCCGCGAGACGATGGCGGCCGACATTCCACTTGCCATCGACCACTTCCGTTATTTTGCTGCCTGCATACGTGCACAGGAAGGCTCTATCGGCGAAATCGACCACGATACTGTCGCCTATCATTTCCACGAGCCGCTTGGCGTCGTCGGCCAGATCATTCCTTGGAACTTCCCGATCCTGATGGCAGCCTGGAAGCTTGCTCCGGCCCTTGCGGCCGGCAACTCCGTCGTTCTCAAGCCGGCTGAACAGACACCGGCTTCGATTCTCGTGTGGGCCGAACTCGTCGGCGATCTGCTGCCGCCCGGCGTCCTCAATATCGTCAACGGTTTCGGCCTGGAAGCCGGCAAGCCGCTTGCGACCAGCCCGCGCATCGCCAAGATCGCCTTCACGGGCGAGACCTCGACCGGCCGACTGATCATGCAATATGCCAGCCAGAACCTTATTCCGGTTACCCTCGAACTCGGCGGCAAGTCGCCAAATATATTCTTTGCCGACGTCATGGCCGAAGACGACGAATTCCTTGACAAGGCGCTGGAAGGCTTTGCGATGTTTGCGCTCAATCAGGGGGAAGTCTGCACCTGCCCCAGCCGCGCCCTGATTGAGGAATCGATCTATGACCGCTTCATGGAGAAGGCCGTCAAGCGCGTCGAAGCCATTCGGCAGGGCAACCCGCTCGACAGCGCGACGATGATCGGCGCGCAGGCATCCAACGAACAGTTGGAGAAGATCCTCGCCTATCTCGACATCGGCAAGCAGGAGGGCGCCGAAGTGCTGGCCGGGGGTATGCGTAACGATCTCGGCGGCGAACTTGCCAACGGCTATTACGTCAAGCCGACGATCTTCAAGGGGCACAACAAGATGCGCATCTTCCAGGAAGAGATCTTTGGCCCGGTGGTATCGGTCACGACGTTCAAGAACGAGAAGGAAGCGCTGGAGATCGCCAACGACACGCTTTATGGCCTGGGAGCAGGCGTCTGGACGCGTGACGGAAACCGCGCCTATCGCTTCGGCCGCGAGATTCAGGCGGGCCGCGTGTGGACGAATTGCTACCACGCCTATCCGGCGCATGCAGCCTTCGGCGGCTACAAGCAGTCCGGTATCGGCCGCGAAACGCATAAGATGATGCTGGATCATTACCAGCAGACCAAGAATATGCTCGTGAGCTACAGTCCGCAGGCGCTCGGCTTCTTTTGAGCAACAGGTTTAACCAAACTGCTGCCTCCTCCCTCGTCGGGGAGGAGGTTTTGGCATGAAGGAACCAGCATGGAAACGACCGTTACCGGTGAACCGCGCGTGCTTGCAACGGATGCGGCGCTTGTTCTCATCGACGAGATCCGCCGCGACAATCCCGATATCCTGTTTCACCAGTCCGGCGGCTGCTGCGATGGGTCGTCACCCATGTGCTACCCGTCAAATGAATTCCGCGTCGGCGAGACAGACGTGAAAGTCGGCGAGATCGCCGGCGTGTCTTTCTATATCAGCGCCAGCCAGTTCGAGGCCTGGAAACATACGCAACTGATCATCGATGTCGTGTCCGGCCGCGGCGGCATGTTTTCGCTGGACAACGGGCGCGAGAAGCGTTTCCTCACCCGTTCGCGCCTTTTCGGCGGCGAGACCTGCGCCATCGGGATGCCAAGCGCTCCCGACGTCCCCGTCGTTTGAGAGGCCTGTCGGCCGCACATGTTCAAGCTCATTTCTTCGGCGCTTCGAACAGTTCGATCGGATTTCCCGCGGGATCCTCGAGAAGGATCTGCTTGCCGCCCATTCCTTGCACGATTTCATTCCGAAACCGTGCGCCGGCTTGACGCAGTGCTGTGACCTGCGCCTCTATATCTGCAACTTCGATCTGGATGCGATTCCAGCCGCCGGGCTCGGGCCTGCGCCCATCCGGCATCGCCTGTGGCGCTCCGCCTGGTCCGGTCATTGCGCTGACGAGAAGGCGAAAACCATCCTTTTCGAGAATGGCGAAGCCTTGCGCAGGACGAAACGAGACAGAGAAGCCGAGATGCTTTTGGTAGAAAGCGACTGCTGCGTCGACGTCGTCAACGATGTAACGCACACTGATGCCTGACATGGAATTTTCCTCCTTTTTACTTCTCGTTGCTTCACCCCCGATAATGGCAAAGGTTCGCCCTTGCCCAAAGGTCCTTAGACGAGCTGAAGGAGCGCACCGCTTGCTGCCAGCAACAAGACGACAATCCACGGCGGCATCTTCCACACGACAAGCAAGAGGAACCCTGCGAGCGCCAGTGCAAAATCCACGGGCGAGAGTACAGCGTTCGTCCAGACCGGGCTGTAGAGGGCGGCACCAAGGATTCCGACGACAGCGGCATTCGCGCCACGCATGGCGGCCTGTGCGGCGGGTCGCAACCGGAACGCGTCCCAGAACGGCAGCATACCGTAGACCAGCAGCAAGCCCGGCAGAAAGACGGCGACAAGTGCGATGACCGCCCCGGCGAGCCCGTTGGGTGTAGGCCCCATGACCGCGCCGAGATAGGCGGCGAAGGTAAAGAGCGGTCCGGGAACTGCCTGCGCCAAGCCATAGCCGGCGAGAAAGGCCTCCTTGGTGACCCAACCGGGCGCCACCACTTCCGCCTGAAGCAAGGGCAGCACGACATGTCCGCCACCGAACACCAGAGACCCCGAGCGATAGAAGGCATCGAACAGCGCGACAGCCTCATGGCCGGTGACGCCTGCCACAATCGGCGGAGCCAAGAACAAGACCGCGAAGCAGACGAGTGCGATCACTCCACATCGGCGCGAGACCGGGAAGCTGAGACGTCCGGCCAGAACAGGGACGTCGGCGCGGCAAAGCCAGAGCCCAGCAACAGAACCAAATGCGATCGCCCCGGTCTGGCCGAACGTTCCGCCGATGAAGACAGTGACGGCAACTGCGGACAGCGCAATACCGGCCCGCTCGCGGTCAGGGGTTAGAACCTTCGCCATACCCGAGATCGCCTGCGACACAACGGCAACGGCGACCAGCTTCAGGCCGTGCAGAAAGCCTCCTGCTACGGGTCCGCTGAAAGCCTCGGCACCGAGCGCAAAAACAAGGAGGATGAAAGCCGATGGCATGGTGAAAGCGAACCAGGCTGCGAACCCGCCGGCCAAGCCGTTGCCGCGCAAGATACCGAGCGCAAAGCCGACCTGGCTCGACGCCGGTCCCGGCAGAAATTGGCAAAGCGCCACGAGATCGGCATAGCCGGCCTCGTCGATCCATCTGCGCCGCACCACCAACTCGTGCCGGAAATAGCCGAGATGCGCGATCGGTCCGCCGAAGGAGGTGAACCCGAGCTTCAGGAAGACGCGAAAGACTTCAGCCGGATTGCCACGGGGGCGTTCGACTTCGAACTCAGCCGGTGCTGTCTGGGAGGATTTCACGAAAGAGCTCCTTGGCTTTTTCCTTGGCCCTTTCGAGAGCGACAAGGCCGTAGGGCGTAGCGTTGTAGGTCCGCCGGCGCGTGCGGCCTATGCGTTCGATACGTGAGGCCAGATAACCTTTCTTCTCCAGGGAGTGCAGCATGGGGTAGAGCGTTCCGGCGCTGACTTTATAGCCGTGCCTGGCCAGTTCCTCGATCATCCATAGGCCGTGCAGATCGCCCTTGGCGGCGTGATAGAGGACGTGGAGCCGGACAAAACCGGAGAGAAGATCCTGATATTCCATTCCTTGCCATCAAACCAGATAGTCGACATTCGATATCGCGAACCGATAATATTGGGAAAAAGTTGGGCCTGCAATCCCGCGAGCACGAAGCCGCTCGACCATCGTCCACAGGAACATACCGGTGGTCCGTGAGGCGAGCTGCGAGAAGGCATCGGGAAAGAGGCTGCGGAGTAAAGGAGAATGGCTTCCGCCAATAGGTCTTGAACAAGCGAGACTTTTGACGGATCGCTACATTTTTATGTCGTGGATCGACTGTAGTTGCGTCATTGCGTGTACTAGATTCGACGGAACAATTCGAGGGTACATGTGATGGCAGAATTTCCACAGAAAGCGAAAGTCGTAATTATTGGGTTGGGCGGCATTGTCGGCGCGTCGATTGCGCATCACCTGATCGAACGTGGCTGGGACGATATCGTCGGCATCGACAAGTCGGGAATCCCTACCGACATCGGTTCAACGGCGCACGCCTCCGACTTCTGCTACACGACCAGCCATGACTATCTCTCGGTCTGGACGACGCAATACTCCATCGATTTCTACGAAAAAATGGGCCATTACGCCCGCATCGGCGGCCTGGAGGTTGCACGCACCGGCGACGACACATGGATGGAGGAGATTAAGCGCAAGCTGACCTCGGCTAAGGCCTTCGGCACCCGAGCATATTACGTCAGCCCGGCCGAGATTAAGGAAAAATTCCCGCTGATCGAGGAGAGCATGGTCCAGGGAGGCCTGTTCGATCCTGATGCCGGCCTCGTCATTCCACGCTCGCAGACCGTCGCGGGCAAGTTGGTCGATGCTGGCGAAAAGGCCGGCAAGCTCAAGGTTTTCGGCAATACGCCCGCCAAATCACTGATCGTCGAGAATGGCCGCATCAAGGGCGTCGTCACCCATCGCGGCACGATCATGGCCGATCATGTCGTCGTCTGTGCCGGCATCTGGGGTCGCCTGATCGCCGAAATGGTCGGCGAAGACCTTCCGGTCATGCCGGTCGACCATCCGCTGACATTCTTCGGCCCCTACAACGAGTTCGAAGGCACGGGCAAGGAAATCGGCTTTCCGCTTTTGCGCGACCAGGGCAATTCCGCCTACATGCGCGATACCGGCGACCCGAAGACCACCGAAGGCGGCCAGATCGAATGGGGCTATTACGAAACGACCAATCCTCGCCTTTGCCATCCGCGCGACATACTGGAGAAGCATGAAGCTCGCCTCTCGCCCTCGCAACGCGACCTCGAAATGGAGCAGATCCTCGAGCCGCTGGAGCGCGCCATGGAGCTCACCCCGATCCTCGGCGAACTGGGCTACAACGAAGGCCATTCCTTCAACGGCCTCTTGCAGGTCTCTGCAGCTGGCGGCCCGTCCTGCGGCGAAAGCCAGAAGGTTCGCGGCCTCTGGTACTGCGTCGCCATCTGGGTCAAGGACGGGCCAGGCTACGGCAAGCTGATCGCCGACTGGATGACGGACGGCCGCACAGAGATCGACCATGCCAGTATCGACTATGCGCGCTTCTACCCGCACCAGCTCGAGGAAAACTTCATCGAGAGCCGTACGTTCGAGGCTGCCCAGAAGATCTACTTTCCCGCCATACATCCGCGCGAGCCCTATGCCACCGGACGCAACGTCAAGCGCTCGCCCTTCTACGAGCGCGAGGTGGAGCTCGGCGGATACTTCATGGAACTCGGAGGCTGGGAACGCGCGCACGGCTACAAGGCCAACGAGCATCTGCTTGAAAAATATGGCGAGCGCGTTCCGGTTCGCGAGAACGAGTGGGACAACCGGCACTTCTGGCGCGTATCGAATGCTGAACATCTCGCCATGAGCGAGGATTGTGGAATCGTCAACCTCAGCCACTTCTACATGTTCGACGTCGAAGGCCCGGACCATGTGGCGCTGATGGAATGGATCTGCGCGGCCAAGATCGGCGGTGATGCCAACATCGGAAAGGGAATCTACACGCATTTCCTAGACGACGAGGGCATGGTCCGTGCCGACTTGACCGTGATCCGCATGGCCGACCGCTGCCGTGTCATCGACGGCGCCGATGCCGGCCCGCGCGATTTCCATTACGTGAAGCGGATCGCAGAAGACAAGGGCTTCAACGTGACCGTCACTGATGTGGCAGAGAAGTACGTCACCATCGGCATCTGGGGTCCCAATGCGCGTGCAACCCTGAAAAAGGTCGTCGCCGATCCGGCCGGCCTTGATCCCGACAACTTCGCCTTCGCGGCGATAAAGCCGATCGAGATTGCCGGCAAGTCCGTCACTGCCTTCCGCATTTCCTATGTCGGCGAGCAGGGCTGGGAACTGCACATGAAATACGAAGACGGCCTTTCTGTCTGGGATGCGCTGCGCTCCACCGGCGTCATGGCCTTCGGCGTGGAAACCTATGCCAATTCCCGCCGCATGGAAAAGAGCCTGCGCCTGCAGAACGCCGATTTGCTTACGCAGTACAATCTGATCGAATCCGACCTCGCCCGTCCGAAGGTCAAGGAAGCCGAGTTCCGCGGCAAATCCAAGCATCTGGAATACAAGGCTCGCGAGCACCAGCCGGCCATGCTCTGCACGCTGGTGATGACAGACAATGTCGACAGGAGCGGAGTTGCCCGCTACCCGGTAGGCTCATTGCCGGTCATGGATCCGGCCACGGGCGAAACGCTGGTCGACGAACTCGGCCGCCGCTCCTATACGACGTCGATTGCCTATGGCCCGACCATCGGCAAGAATATCGCGCTGGCATTTCTGCCCTGGTCCTATTGCCAGGTGGGCCGCGGGCTAAACGTCGATTACTTCGGCGAGATCTATCCCGTCGAAGTCGTCGCCGTTGGCTACAAGCCGCTTTACGACCCCGAAAATTCGAAGCCCCGGAGCTGACGTCAAGGGCAACGGGCTGAGGAAACCCGTTGCCCCGCCCCATGACGGGCCGAGGCGCTACGACGGGATCGTTGGCGCCAACCACAAAAGCTGTGATGGCCACCCTCAAGTAACCGATCTGTGCCTGCCGCCAGAAAGAAGCGCCGAGTAAACGACGCGGCGTGCGATCTTACGTCGTCGCAGTCCCTTGCAATTCGCTTGCTTTCATCATGACTGTGGCAGCGATGGCCCCACCCCATCCGACCCTTGATCCACATTACGTTTTCGGTAGCAACAACACTGCGCGCCATCGTCTTCCTTTAGCGCCATCCTTGGCCATTTTCGGCAGGCCTCCTATAATTCATTCGATTGACTTACAATAGAATGCGTATATCATGTCTTCATGAACGAAAATCCTGACAAAAAAGTCGAGGCATCCCGAAGCGAGGTTACCCGCGAGAGACTGCTTGCGGCGGCGCTTGACGTATTTGGCCGATACGGCTTTGACGGAGCCAGTACGCGCAAGCTTGCCGACGCGGCAGGCGTCAACCTGCAAGCCATCCCCTATTACTTCGGCAGCAAGGAGGGGCTCTACGTCGCAACGGCCGATCACCTGGCGGGAATTGTCGCCGGACATGTCGCCGGCATCCGCCATCGCGTCGGCCGCCATCTTGCGCAAATCGATGCGACGAACACGCCTTTGAATGCTTCGCAGGCACGGCTCTTTCTGACGGAGATCGTGGAAACGATGATCGTTCTTTTCGTCAGCAAGGAATCGGAGGCCTGGGCCCGCTTCATCATCCGCGAGCAGCTGGAGCCGACGGCGGCTTTCGAAAGGGTCTATGCTGGCATCATGGGACCGGTGATCAACATGGCACGGCGGCTCATCGGGACGATTTTGAAAGAAGACCCCGCCTCCGAGAACATGCGTCTGCGCACTCTCTCCTTCGTCGGCAGCCTTCTGGTTTTCCGGATGGCGAACGCTGCAGTGCTCGCGCAGATGGAATGGAATTCCATCGGCGAGGAGCAGATCGCAACGCTGCGGGCCCACGCGCGCAGTCTTGTCGCGCTGCTCGAACCTGCGAAAGGAGAAACAGAATGAACAAGCTCGTTCCGGCTGCGATCCTTCTCGCCAGCGCAGCCGCAGCCGGCTGGTGGTTCGACGCGCCGTCGAGGCTCGGCTGGGGCCCGCAAGATCCAGGGGAGTTCACCCTCTATGGAAATGTCGATATCCGCCAGGTCTCGCTCGCTTTCCGGGTGAGCGGCCGGCTCGAAGAGGCACGCGTCGACGAGGGCGATACTGTCAAGCGCGGTGCTATTCTGGCGCGGCTGGACAACGAACCTTACGACTATGCGGTCCGTTCGGCGCAGGCAAACGTCGCCGCGCTGCGTGCCACACTCGACAAGCTCAAGGCCGGTCCACGGCCCGCTGAGATCGCGCAGGCAAGCGCATCTTACAACGAAAGCCTTGCTGACCTGAAAAACGCCAATCTCGCTTACGACCGCGCCCGGCAGCTGCGGCCGCAGGGTACGGTTTCTCAAGCGGGTCTCGATCAGGCAACGGCCGCAAGGGCAATGGCTGCGGCACGTGCGGAATCGGCAAATCAGGCGCTTGTTTTGTTGAGGGAAGGCAGCCGCGCCGAAGACATCGCAGCCGCGGCGGCACAGTTGAAAGCGGCCGAAGCCACTCTAGCAACGGCGCAGACATCGCTTGACGATACGGAGCTTCGGGCACCCAACGACGGCATCATCTTGTCGCGGATCAAGGAGCCCGGGGCGATCGTATCGTCCGCCGATGCAGTCTATGTGCTATCGCTGACCGAGCCTGTATGGGTCCGCAGTTATGTTGCAGAAGCAGAACTCGGACGGATTTATCCGGGTATGAAGGTCAAGGTCACGTCCGACACCAAACCGGATCAGGCCTATGAAGGCAGGATCGGCTTCATTTCACCGGTTGCGGAGTTCACGCCGAAATCCGTCGAGACGCCGGAACTTCGAACCGACCTCGTCTATCGTCTGCGCGTCGTCATCGAAAGGCCCGGGCTGGATCTTCGCCAGGGCATGCCGGTGACGCTGCGCCTTCCATCGTTGCAGGCAGCGACAAGATGAGTGCGCCAGAAAGTCCTCGCGATACCGCCGAACTCGTTCACCTGAAGGACGTTACCAAGCGGTTCGGCGAGGCAAAGCCGGCGCTCGATGCAATTTCGGCCTCGATCCGCGGCGGCGAGATCACCGGGCTCGTGGGACCCGACGGAGCAGGCAAGACCACGCTTATCCGCCTGATGACCGGTCTCATGCTGCCGGAAGAAGGTACGGTCAAGGTGCTGGGCTTCGAACCGCCTGACGGATCGGCTGCCATCCAAGCTTCGATCGGCTACATGCCGCAGCGCTTCGGGCTTTATGAGGATCTGTCGGTCCAGGAGAATCTTGAACTCTACGCCGAGCTTCGCGGGTTGCCAAAACGCCAACGAGCGGCGACCTTCGATGAACTTCTGACCTTCACGGATCTGAAACGCTTCACCGGCCGTCTCGCCGGAAAGCTTTCGGGCGGCATGAAGCAGAAGCTGGGCCTTGCTTGCGCGCTTTTGAAGAAACCCCGCCTTTTGCTCCTTGATGAGCCCGGCGTGGGCGTCGATCCGATTTCCAGGCGCGACCTTTGGAAGATGGTCGAGAATTTGACAGCAGAAGGCATCGGTGTCGTCTGGTCGACGGCCTACCTCGACGAGGCCGAGGCCTGCGATCGCGTCCTGCTGATGAATGAGGGCAAGCTGCTTTTCTCCGGTAAACCGAAGGATCTGACGGACCAGGTCAAAGGCCGTGTCTTTCGGTTGACCGGTGTTTCTGGTCGGCGCCGTCAGCTGCTTGCGAAGCTTCTCGACGAGGACGGCGTTATCGACGGTGTTATCCAGGGCGAAGCGATCCGGCTGGTAACCGCTACCGGCCACGATGGCCTGTTTGCCGCAGCCGGTGTCGCAAAAGTCAGCCCCACTGAACCGCGCTTCGAAGATGCTTTCGTCGACATGCTGGGTGGAGGGCCAGGTGGTCGCTCGAGGCTTGCAGAGGCGCAGAAACCTGTGACCGGCAAGGACGACAGCCCGGTGATCGTAGCGAAAGGCCTTACCAAACGCTTCGGCGACTTCACAGCAGCCGACGACATTACGTTCGACATCCCGCGCGGCCAGATATTCGGGCTGCTCGGGCCGAACGGCGCGGGCAAATCAACGACATTCAAGATGCTGTGCGGACTTTTGAGGCCGACGAGCGGCGAAGGAAAGGTGGCCGGTTTTGATCTGCGCCGCGATGCAGCAGAGGCACGTAACCGCCTCGGCTACATGGCGCAGAAATTCTCGCTTTATGGCGATCTCAGCGTCGCTCAGAATCTTGATTTCTTTGCCGGCGTCTATGGATTGAGCGGCCCGCGCAAGCGCGAGCGCACGCAGCTGATGACGTCCATCTTCGATCTTCAATCGCGTCTTGCAATGTCCGCAAAGGACCTGCCGCTCGGGCTCAAGCAGAGGCTGGCGCTTGCCTGCGCCGTTATGCATGAACCTGAGGCGCTCTTTCTCGACGAACCCACATCAGGCGTCGATCCGATCACGCGCCGCGAATTCTGGACACATATCAACGGGCTCGTGGAAATGGGCGTCACAGTCCTCGTCACCACGCATTTCATGGACGAGGCCGAGTATTGCGATCGCATTTCGCTGATTTATCGAGGCCGTTCGATCGCACTCGGTACGCCGGACGAGCTGAAGGCGCGTTGTTCAAATGCGGACAACCCCGATCCGACGATGGAGGACGCGTTCATCGCGCTTGTTCAAGCCTGGCAGGAGAGGATTGCGGCATGACGTTCCCTCCCCCCGCGCCAGTGTCCCGCTCCAGCCGATACCGTCGTTTTGCAGCATTGGTTCGCAAGGAGTGCCTTCAGGTCGTTCGTGATCCGAGCAGCATTCTGATTGCATTTGTGCTGCCGCTCATCCTGCTTTTTCTATTCGGTTACGGCGTTTCGCTGGACACGACGCGGACGCGGGTCGGATTGGTCCTCGAAGAAACAACACCGCTGACGAATGATCTTGCCGCAAGCTTCCAGGCATCCCGTTATTTTTCCGTGACGACCGGCCGCGACAGGCGGCTCTTCGCACAAGACCTGGTAGTTTCCCGCATCCGCGGCATCATCGTCATCCCGGCGGGTTTTACGCGGAACTATGCAGCAGGCAATCGGCCGCAGGTCCAGGTAATCGTCGACGGTTCCGATCCCAACACCGCCAATTTCGTGCAGAATTATGTCCAGGGCGCTATGACAAATTGGCGCCTCCAGCAACAGTCCGAAATGGCCGCGAGCGCGGTGCCGATTTCGGCCGAGCAACGCTTCTGGTTCAATCCAGAACTGACCAGCCGGTCATTTCTGGTGCCAGGCTCGATCGCAATCGTCATGACGCTGGTTGGAACGCTTTTGACATCGCTGGTCGTTGCCCGAGAATGGGAGCGGGGCACGATGGAAGCGATGATGGCAACGCCGGTAACGGCCGCCGAGTTGCTTGCCGGAAAGATACTTCCCTATTTCCTGCTCGGCCTTTCATCGATGACGCTTTGCGTGCTGCTTGCGGTCTTTTTGTTTGGCGTTCCATTTCGCGGTTCCATCCTGGCGCTTTATGCCCTGTCGGCCGTTTTCCTCATGCCGGCGCTCGGCCAGGGCCTGCTGATTTCCGCTGCCACCAAGAACCAGTTTCTTGCCTCGCAGCTGGCGCTGATTACCGCTTTCCTTCCCGCTTTCCTGCTTTCCGGTTTTCTCTTCGAAATCAATTCAATGCCGAAACCAATCCAATGGATCACCTTCATCGTGCCGGCGCGTTACCTGATACCCAGCCTGCAGACGGTGTTCCTGGCCGGCGATATCTGGCCGATGTTCCTCCATGCAATCGCGGTGATGTTTCTGATCGGCTTTGTCTTGTTCCTGCTTGCCGCCCGCAGCACCAGAAAGAGGATTGCTTAAATGTGGTGGACGCGTGTGAAAGCGCTCATTGTCAAGGAACTGCTGGCAGTGCTCCGCGATCCGAAAGGCCGTACCATCCTGATCGGTCCGCCGATCGTGCAGCTCCTTGTCTTTTCCTATGCAGCAACGCTCGAGGTTCGAAATGTCGATGTGATGCTCCTCAGCCGCGACAGTGGATATTGGGGGCAAGAACTCGTGCGGCGCATCGAGGGTTCACCGACATTTCGCCAGGTGCTCATCGCCGCCACGCCCGCCAGCGTGCGGGATGCTATCGATAGACAGAAGGTCACAGCCGCAATCGAAATTGGGGCCGATTTCTCACGCAAGATCGAGGCAGGAGAGCCGGCCCATCTGCAGGTCATTCTTGATGGCCGGCGCTCCAATGCGTCGCAGATCGTTTCGGGATACATTGCGCAGATTGTCGCGACATTATCCGCCGAGACGCCTGCAGGTGTGCGAGGAGCTGTCCGTTCCGTCACGACAGTGCCGCGCAACTGGTTCAATCCCAACCTGATCTTCCAATGGTTCATGGTGCCGAACCTGATCGCCAGCATCGCGCTGCTCATCGGGCTTATCGTCACCGCCCTTTCGATCGCTCGTGAACGCGAGCTCGGTACCTTCGACCAATTGATGGTCTCGCCGCTTCGCACCCATGAGATCCTGATCGGTAAGCTTGTCCCACCGATGATGATCGGGCTCTTTCACATGACGGTCTATATCCTAGCGGCGATCTTCATCTTCGCCGTGCCGCTGCGCGGTTCGCTGCTGTTTCTTTACGGCAGTTCGCTCTTCTATCTCGCGTCGGTCGCCGGTCTGGGGCTCTTCATCTCCGCCTTGTCGATGACGCAGCAGCAGGCAATTCTCGGCGCCTTCCTTTTCATGGTGCCGGCGATGCTTCTTTCAGGCTTTGCAACGCCGATTGAGAACATGCCAGACTGGCTGCAGCCGGTCACGCTAATCAACCCGCTGCGGTATTTCCTGGTGATTGTGAAGGGCATCTTCCTCAAAGACATGCCCTTGATGGAGGTGTGGCACCAGACATGGCCGCTTTCCGCGATTGCCGCCGGAACCTTGAGCGCAGCCTCGTGGCTGTTTCGCCGAAGGCTCGAGTAACATCTTCCCCCGCTTGCGCGGCTCGGCAGGCCGAACAGGTCTGCCAGGTGTGGCGGGGATTGACCCAGCACCGGTATCCGCCCCGTTCTTCGAGCCTGTAGGCCACCAAGGTTTCAAAGCCTTGCCAGCCCTGTTCGAGGATCGCCGGATTGAGGCTCGCCTTCTGGCAGATGACGCTTCCGGGCGCGTCCATGGTTCCCCAGGCGCTGCGCGACTCTTGGCCGTGGCGAGGTCTTAC is a genomic window of Rhizobium etli 8C-3 containing:
- a CDS encoding ABC transporter permease, which translates into the protein MTFPPPAPVSRSSRYRRFAALVRKECLQVVRDPSSILIAFVLPLILLFLFGYGVSLDTTRTRVGLVLEETTPLTNDLAASFQASRYFSVTTGRDRRLFAQDLVVSRIRGIIVIPAGFTRNYAAGNRPQVQVIVDGSDPNTANFVQNYVQGAMTNWRLQQQSEMAASAVPISAEQRFWFNPELTSRSFLVPGSIAIVMTLVGTLLTSLVVAREWERGTMEAMMATPVTAAELLAGKILPYFLLGLSSMTLCVLLAVFLFGVPFRGSILALYALSAVFLMPALGQGLLISAATKNQFLASQLALITAFLPAFLLSGFLFEINSMPKPIQWITFIVPARYLIPSLQTVFLAGDIWPMFLHAIAVMFLIGFVLFLLAARSTRKRIA
- a CDS encoding ABC transporter permease; this translates as MWWTRVKALIVKELLAVLRDPKGRTILIGPPIVQLLVFSYAATLEVRNVDVMLLSRDSGYWGQELVRRIEGSPTFRQVLIAATPASVRDAIDRQKVTAAIEIGADFSRKIEAGEPAHLQVILDGRRSNASQIVSGYIAQIVATLSAETPAGVRGAVRSVTTVPRNWFNPNLIFQWFMVPNLIASIALLIGLIVTALSIARERELGTFDQLMVSPLRTHEILIGKLVPPMMIGLFHMTVYILAAIFIFAVPLRGSLLFLYGSSLFYLASVAGLGLFISALSMTQQQAILGAFLFMVPAMLLSGFATPIENMPDWLQPVTLINPLRYFLVIVKGIFLKDMPLMEVWHQTWPLSAIAAGTLSAASWLFRRRLE